The Solanum lycopersicum chromosome 6, SLM_r2.1 genome has a window encoding:
- the LOC101246436 gene encoding RNA-binding protein 2-like → MAAGAYRKDTNTIQLEVMLPDLTPLFPEIPLNEYEAPSSPFYYDSDDEWEMMRLRSTASIEASYEHYLRTGEILSYESILSVIMGIEDVGMVPEDILPSNASSTLYVVGLPEDCTTREVAHIFRHFGGYKEVRLVPKPSIYPGANNLILCFVDFLSPLHAAAAMDALQGYKFDLGKHDSGNLLLQFARNPGARSVRSGGGNR, encoded by the exons ATGGCGGCGGGTGCTTACCGGAAGGACACCAACACTATTCAGCTGGAAGTGATGTTGCCGGATCTTACTCCTCTCTTTCCGGAAATCCCTCTCAACGAATATG AAGCTCCAAGTAGTCCTTTCTATTATGACAGTGATGATGAATGGGaaatgatgagattgagaagCACAGCTTCTATCGAAGCATCCTATGAACACTACCTCCGTACTGGG GAAATTTTGTCCTATGAGTCCATACTTAGTGTAATTATGGGCATTGAGGATGTTGGAATGGTACCAGAAGATATCCTTCCTTCAAATGCTAGCAGTACATTGTATGTAGTGGGTTTGCCTGAGGACTGTACAACAAGAGAGGTGGCAC ACATATTCCGCCATTTTGGAGGTTACAAAGAAGTTAGGCTCGTACCAAAACCATCAATATAT CCTGGAGCCAATAACTTGATTCTTTGCTTTGTTGATTTTCTGAGTCCGCTTCATGCAGCTGCTGCAATGGATGCCTTACAAG GTTATAAATTCGACCTTGGTAAGCATGATTCAGGAAACTTATTGCTGCAATTTGCTCGCAATCCTGGTGCGAGGTCAGTCAGGTCAGGTGGAGGGAATCGTTGA